The following nucleotide sequence is from Peribacillus sp. ACCC06369.
GTAAATAGGCCCATAACCCTCCAGTCATAGCTACTTCAATAAGGGCTACTCCAAAATGGTCTTTTAAAGAAGCTACCATACAACTTTTCCAACTTTTCTTAGCAGCTAATGGCTGTATAGGATTAGTCACTGTAGTTTCTGCAAGCTCACAACTTGAAGACTCAATCTCTTGTTGGAGAATTTTAAGTTCGTCTATTTCACCAAATTCAGCTTCTAATTTATCAAAATGAAAGCCTACTACATTATTTTCCGAATCATAGATAGCAGCTTCCTCCATTAGAAATTTAAGATCTTTCTCCAACTTAGCTACTTCTTCATTTTCATTCGTAGACATTGATTCTGCACTCACTGAGGGCCCTACAGATAAAAAAACTAACATCAAAGCTATTAAAGATAAAAGTCCAGTTTTAAACATTTTTTTCATTTGTTTTCTCCATTTCCAATTAAAAGTAAAATATAGCATAGCATAGATTAGGAAATTATCAGCTTAATATGCTTAAAGTTATAATTTTACTATTCAGGTAATGGTTTTGAAAAGTTCTCTTTAACAAACGTTAATGAAATACCCCTTTTATATCAACATTAATATCTTTAACGTACATTTTTGCCGAAAAGTTGTCTGGACCCCTTATAAAACTATCCTGCCCCGTTAGTTCCATTAAGATTTATTGTAGAGTTGACACAACCTGTGCAATAAAAAAGACGTGGAAAACGTCTTGAAAAATTATTTGCGTTTCTTATTTTCACGCATGCAAAAGATAACAATCTTTGTTATCCCTGGTTCATGATTAAGGATATTTTATTTTTTAACTGATTATTTAAAAATACAAGAAATACTCTTTGAGATTTTTCCCTTTTTATAATTCTTTTTACACGCATTGTACTTTGTAAATACTGCCTAACATTTCTATTTACAAAAAACAATCGGTGATATTTTTCATCTTCGTATATATTTTTAAACCAAGTATGATTCTTCAGCATTTCTATATTTCGATCAATTTTTCGAGTATCCAAAGAATTATCACCGAATCCTGCGGAAAGAATGCCTAAAAGAAAATCTATCATAGCTTAATTATCCCCCTGTTATTGAAGTAAAGCACCCGTTAGTTTAAGTACAATCCTTCACATATTTTTTAAAATAGGCTATGTTAATGATTCATGTTGTTTTTATTTTTAAACAAAGACCTTCGTAATTGAAGGTCTCCTAAAATGTGTAACTTATTTAACTACTTCTTCTTATAGACCCAGATAAAATAATATACTGCAAGTGAAGTCAATCCAACATTCGTATATATGAAAAATATTCCCGCATACCATATATTTTTTTCAGCAAGTGGGTCAAAAATATAATGTAAAAAATGATATATTGCCACATACAATATGCATACATACCAGAATACTTGCTCTTTTCCTGAATTGAATTTTTTAACAAGTTGAAGAATAACAACCCAAAGCACTAGTATAAATAATGTGCCAATTAAATTGAAGGGATAAGTTACAAAATAAAAAATGTATGCACTACTATAAAACGCAATAATGGATAACAAAAGCATTAATAGTGATTTTCTGGATTTTTTTCGTGTAATAAAAATATATAAACCGACTAAAATACCAACACAAGAATAAATGTAGTGAAATAAATTTTCCATTTCAAAACCTCAAATTTAGCAACAAATTTTTATTTTGTTTCGATAAATAACGACATTCTTATACTATTTTAGGTTAAACTGCTCGGAAATAAAGAACTTTCAACAATCATTTTACTTACTGTTTCGTTAAAATTTAAAATACTTTTTTTAGTTCTATACTATTTCTTACATTTTCAGTGTTGTTTCTATAATTAAACTATTCTTTCTGTTCCGTTTTTGAATTAGTACTACTTAATTCCAAATTAAACAGTTATTATACTAACCTGCCCCTTTAGTTGCATAAGAAAAAGCAGAAAAAGCCGCCTTAAAGACAGCTCCGATCTTAAGCTAATGCACCCGTTTGTGAAATAAATCTTAGAGAAAAATCACGATAAATAGTAATCCTACACCAATAAGAACTCCACCAATTAACTCAAAGTTATCCAATAAGAAGAACAATTTACTTTTATTTTTATAATCGAATGAAAGAATCCTTTTTCTTAACCAAAATCCAAAAATGACAATAAATAAAAAAGAAAAAAGAAGTAACATTGGATTATTTTTAATATAGAGTCACTCCCATTTTTTACACCTAGCAGTAATTATTAAATAATACGGATTGATTTTGTACTCATTCTTCATTGGAATAACTATACACTAAAATAATACCTTCTTGAACTAACCTGCCCCGTTAGTTCCGTAAGAAAATGGTCGCCGCAGCACCCCCTATTAATAAACTAAACCAGCTAATAGAAGCTTCAGTGATTCAGCAATCGAGCGCGATTCTTTAAAAAGAATCGCTTTTCTTAATGAACGGGTGATAAGCATTCTGTTAATGAGGTGCTTAAATATTTGACAGAGGAAGTTCTGATATCGGTAAGCGTGGTAGAGATAGTTATTTCGAAGAAGGAAAAGTGAATGCATATAGTTCGTAATGATGATTAATAAATAAAAAAAAGCAGGGAACCTTTTTTTGGTTGCCTGTGTAGGTACGAGAATGACGTCGATTAGTTTGTTATACTTTGTATCAGAAAGCTAGCAATTGGAATTAGAATTTGCTAGCTTTAAAATACTCAAGTGTATTTCTATTTACTAATAATGGCCTCAATAAAAATTAACTAACCTTATTTTATTTTCAAATACTCAGTAAATAAAAGATAATCCTCATTGCAAAGTAACATTGCAGTATAACGTTTATAACCTGTTAATAACGGTGTTATTAAGGGTCCTTCATACTTATTAAACAAACGTAGTAGAATCGCAAATGAATGATTTCTTTCCATTTCAGTTCTATTACGCTTAAACTCATTAACTATATCAAGTGTAAGTAATCTGTCCCAATATATTCTATAAGCTTCTGTTCTTTCTTTTTCAGTGATTCGGGCATTTTTTATTACTTCAAATGTTTCAAATAAATACTTATAAAATTCATCTACTGGGATGACGCCGCCAGTTAAATGAGTTTTATTCTCAGAATTAATATGTCTCACCCAATAATAACAAGGAGAATCTGCATATATACTAATTTTTTTAGTGTGTAAATAAGCACTCATAGCAATGGGGTGATCTTCTGCCAATCTAATATCTTTTCTAAAACGAATATTCAAAGAACGGAGATATTCAGTTTTAAACATTTTCAATACTGACATCGTGTCTTTTACTAGTGAATCAAAAAAATTCGTGTTTATTTGCGTACTTTTAAATACATATACAGGAACTCTACGATTGACGCCCTCATATTTTCCGATAATAACATCTGAATCATTTTCTTTACCTAATGTATACATATTTGAAATGGAATTTTCAGCAAGATAATCGTCTCCATCAACAAAGAAGATATATTCCCCTTCGGCTTCATCGATAATTCTATTTCTAGCGGTTGATGGGCCGCCAGTATTTTTTTGAGTTAATATCTTCATATTGCCATTTATATTGTACTGTTTTTTATAATTCTCAATAATTTTTACTGTATCATCCGTTGACCCGTCATCTACTATCAGTACTTCGATATCCTGAAATATATCTGATTGAGATGTAATACTATCTAGGCATTTTAAAATGTTTTTACTTTCATTGTAACAAGGTATCCCAACTGTAACCTTACGCATAACCACTTCTCCTTAAAAGACTATAAACTGCATCAGAAATATTTATCGTCATTTTTTGGTTAATTATACCATTATTAATCTAGTTATTAGGTAATTTACATAAATTTAACAATCATTAATTGTTACGAGGAATATTAATCATATTTAATTCGCTAGAAATTGATGTGTTGAATCTTCTTTGTAATAATGTGGTTACTGATGTAGCAAAGCTTCATGAATAATGAGGGAGTTCATTTATTATTAAAAATAATAAATAAAACCTCATTTACACACGTTACGCTTAACCTGACTTCCCCTTTAGTGCCATAAGAAAAAGGCTGCCGCAGCAACCTCGAATTAAGCACCCGTTAGCCATCCATGAATCGCAAAAATCGGCGATTCACCACAAAGAATGAAAATGGTTAGGAAGTGTCAATACTGATACTGACCTTAATCCAGTCAACCCTAATCCATAGACTAATTAATTAACGCTCTCCTCTTTTTTTAAAACGATTGAGCAGGGTCTTCTTAAGTATTGTCATTTTTCCATTTTTAAAGAAACTTATTTTCATGGTAACTAAACTGTCCCTATGGTTGACAGATCCGCTCTTCAGCTAACGTAAAGTTATTTAAGTGAATTCAATCAAATCAAGTTTATGTAATCAAAAATTATTCATTTATTTTTCTTCTATTTTAATTTTAAGTAAAAATACAACTTTATCATCATTTAACATTTTCTTCACTTCATTTTCGTCTTGTAAATCGTATGTCCTTATGGAGTTTCCATTGGATTCTCTGTATGCACCTAATAAATACGTTTCTCCTAATTTTAAATCTACTTTTTCTTCCCCTATGGCATAGTCCCATCCACTAAACACACCATTAGAATGTATTTTGTCTATTTTTTGTGGTGTTGTGGTTGTATTTGGTGAATAAAGAAAACATAAACGAGTATCATTAGTATATATTATTCCAAATCCTAAGTTTCCTTCTTCCTCTTTGTTAGGGCTTAACCCATAAGATAGTTCAGCCATCGGTTGAGGTTCTTGCTTTCCATCTTTGTAACTTTCTATCCAAACATTTACCCAAGTTTTATCTGCATTATTTAATTTGAAATCAAAATCATACAGTTCCCCTAAATTTAATTTTTTAAAAGTATTCGTATGTTCAGATTCGGAATTAACTGAAATAGTAGCTATGCTGTCTTTAGAATTAGAGCATCCAGAAATTATTATCAAGGATAAAATTGATATTAAGCTAAAAATGAGATAGTTTTTTTTCAAAAGATTCCCCCCAGACTTATATTGATTTTACTGAATTTAAATTAACTTTCTTACCCCAATCATTTGTTGAACTATCCTGCCCCTTTAGTCCGGTAACAAAAAAGGCTGCCGCAGCAACCTCATTAATGAAGTAAAGCACCCGATAGTTCAAGGAGAATAATAAATTATTGTGTAGTATCTTGTATAATATTGATAACCAACACTTGTGGTAACATCGCCCTTATTAAACACTAAAGCATTTGATATCTCGTTTCTTTCTTCAAATTCCCAGCCTTCCTTTTCCATCATTTTAATGAAAGGCTTCATTTCCCCGCGTTTTACTAAATATCCGTAAATCCCTCCCACTTCCTCTGTACCATTTACTTCAGTAATTTCTTTATCCTGAATAATTATTTTAGATATAGCCACAGCAAACGGAATAGGGTTTCCTTCCTGAAATATCACATCTTTTTTTAGAATTATAAAGATGGAGAATAGGATGAATATTAGTACTAACATTCTAAATGCTTTCGATTTTAACAAATATACTACTCCCTTCTTTACATTTATTCAGCCGAATCATAGGATAATTTTAACATTATTAATTTGAAATTAAACAGATTTTGGAATATTTTTCATGAAGCAAGCCTACCCCATTTGTCGCATAAGAAAAGGAGCTGCTGATCAGCTCCTGGTAATGAAGTGAAAAGTCACTTTCAATTAAAGACACATGAAGATATGACTCTATCTAAAAAAATTTTGATAGCTTCAAGACGTATTAATTCGAGGCTATCCATTAATGGGATGCCGATATTAAGCAGGTCATAATAGTATTACCAAATTCTCGGACATCAGCTAAGTAATCAAGTCCATTAGGGGAACCAAAACTATTAAACGCACGCACTGCCACAAGATTATGTTGAGGTATAACCAAAAGAGTTACTCCTGTATAGCCTAAAATTTGAAAGGATCCTTTAGATATAAGTTCACCAATTTCTGATTTTCTTGCAGGTAAATCTTTTACGAACCATAAATATCCGTTTTGGGGAAGTTCCACATCTAATGAATTTGGGCTTTGAACGGTTGTAGCGATATCTATAATTTCATTTGATACGATTTGTTTTCCATTTACATTTCCCTTTTTAAGATGAAAGTACCCCCATTTAGCCAACTCTCTTGATGATACATACATATTCATCTTATTGCCGTCTGTACTCTTACTTGTAGTCCAATTTTGGTCATTAGGCATCCGTATTACAGAAACAAGTTTTTCATTTACTTCTCCATACCAGCCAGTCTCCGTAAAATTCAGAGGTTTAAATACGTTATCAGCAACTATTTCAGCAACCGATTTACCAGTTGCATTTTTAACGATTTGCGTTAACATATCAATTCCGACACCCCTATATGACCAATTAATTCCAGGTGTAAATTCCCGATGTATCTCTCCATTAATACTCTTTAAACCATGCGTATGTGTTAGTAGGTGTCTTATTGTTGTCCCATTAAATATTGGCATACTATTCGCTGGAAGATATTTAACTATTAAATCATCTATTGAGCCTATATATCCTTCATAAACCGCATAGGCAACTGCAAAGCCTATGTAACTTTTTCTAACTGATGCAACATGAAACTGGGTATCTTCTTGGATTTCCCTCGAATCAGGAGCCTTAGAATGTTTACCCCAATATTCCTCTGTAACAATATTATCGTTGTGAATTATAAAAACAGATGCACCTGAACAGTCAACTAAATCAGATGTCTTTCTAACATTTGATACAACTGAATTAAACTGTGTGTTTATCTTTTTATTAATTATCATTGTTTCACTACTTTCCTTTATTAATCTTTTCGATACAATAAAGAATAACTCCTTGTTTCTTATTAAATAACTGCCCCGTTTATTTTGTAACGCGTCTTTTTCGTGTATTGGGCTTTATAATGAAATAACTCCTTGTTCATTTTATTGGAACTTGAAATAATTGTTATTATGACTAACAGGGGGCCTGACGCTTCATCGTAAAAACAGCTTGAGGGCGATAGGGTAATACCAGTGTCTGTTTCCCAGGGAGAAAAAGAATGAAAGGAAGACTCATGTTTTCTTCATACGAAAAGAGAGTTTGGTAGCTATACCGTGGCGATGGAAGACCAGACTCTGACTTATATTGAATCATTTATAGAAATTATAAAGGGGTTATCTACTTTGAAAGTTCTTGAAACAAATCGATTAATACTTCGTTGGATATCACCTGATGATGCGGAGTTTATACTTGAGCTTTTGAATGAGCCTTCATGGATCCAGTTTATCGGGGATAAGGGTGTAAGAACCCTCGAAGATGCGCGAAATTATATTTTGAAAGGCCCCATTGAAATGTATAATCGATTGGGCTTCGGTCTGTATTTGACCGAATTGAAAGAGGAAGGTATTCCTATTGGGATCTGCGGTCTGATAAAAAGGGACACCTTGGAAGATGTGGATATTGGATTTGCCTTTCTTCCCAGGTTTTGGGCGAAAGGATATGCCTATGAGTCAGCCTCTGCAGTAATGGCGCATGGAAAAAACGTTTTAGGTATTAATCGTATTGTGGCTATAACTTCTCCAAACAATCACAGTTCTGCTAAACTACTTGAAAAGCTGGGGTTGCAATTTGAACGAATGGTTAAGTTTCCCAATGAGTCTCAAGAGCTTAGGTTGTTTGCGAATGAAATCTAACTATCCTTTGAATCCTTAGGAGTGGTATTTTAGGTATGACTGAATGAATGTTGATTTAAAATACAGTTTGATAATTTATAAAAAAGATTGATAAAAATTCCTGATATGAAGGAGTTTTTTGTTCCGCAATCGGGCGCGATTGTTGAACAATGAGAAGTCGCTTTTTTTAAAAAGATCAGATAGAGCTATAAATGATTGGATGTAAATAATTAAGAAACCTAGCTAATCTTCTAATGTGAAGAATAGCTGGGTTTTTTTTAAGTCGGATGGGCCAAATAACATTTTATATGTGCGCATTTATCGGTCAAAGTGACACTTTTTAGGCTTTCTATTTATCACACCTTATAAGTTATGAAACTATCCGTAATCAAAAAATATATTTCCAATTTAAGGAATATACCTGAATTAATTTTATTCAACTAACGCACTGTAAGTTGAAGTACAAATGTTCACAAACTTATCTTTACTTCTTAGTTAGCAAGTTGTTTTGTTGTAGGATTATATATAAAACCTCTCAGTAAAATAGATATTAGAGTTAATATCAAGAATCCTATTCCCCCTAATACAACATATTGTGCACCCATTCCCGATATAAATAATCCACCTACTGCGGTTCCAATCGTTATCCCCAAGTTACCGCATGAGAGATACAATCCATTAGCGAAATCAGGGGCTTCCGGAGCAGAAGAGGTAATCCAATATTGACCAACATTATTTCCTATAGCAAATAATATCCCCCATAACATGATAGTCATTAACATAGGTCCAGTGGACTTCCCTGTAAGGAATGATAATAGAAGAACCATTCCTAATATGATTGGAAAAAGGGTTGCAGTTTTCATAGCATTTTTGGTAAGTAACCTTCCTCCTGCAATATTTCCAAAAAGACTTGCTATGCCTAATAAAAATAATGCTAAAGTTAAGGTTCCCCCCGATATATTTGTAACGGTTCCAAGATATTCTGCAATGAAACTATTGATACTCGAAGTTGCAGAACCTATAAATACGACAGTAGCAATAGCTAACCAAACAATTGGCTTTTTTAATACACTGATTTGTGTTCCGTAAGAAAGCCTTTCTTTAACAGGTAAGGATGGGATGAATAACAATGTAGCCATGAAGGCAATTGCATTAACGACAGCAAAGAATAACATCGCCATTTCTATGGAGGTTTCACTAGCAATGTAATTAGTGATTGGTACACCAAGTATCATACCTGCGGTTACTCCCATAATCACTTTAGAAACAGCCTTTGGAGCTTCTTCCTTGCTGACAGATGTGGCAGCTACTGTCAAAGCCAACGAACAAAAAATTGGATGAAAAACAGCTGGAATCACACGAGCAATTAGCAAAACGGTAAAGTTTGATGCAAATATTGAGACAATGTTTCCTATAACGAAAATACCAAGTACGAGTAGCATAATCTTCTTACGATTTATTCCTGAAAACAATATCGGCATAATAGGAGCTGATATGGCGACAGTAAGTGCAAAGAGGCTCACTAGCAGACCTGCTTTGGCTACACTGATATCAAAGTGCTCAGCAATTGAAGGTAATATCCCAATTACGCCCATCTCAGTAGTTAGGATACCGAAAACTCCTATGGTCAAAATAACTATTAGTAAACCATTTTGTTTAGACATAAGTTTTACCTCCTCTGTTTATTACTTACTCTTTTGATTTTTTCAGTTTTTTTTCATTCGGAACTACAGACTTTTCATAACTCTCAATTTTCCCGTTCAAAAGCTCCAGGGTTCTTTGTAGTTCCTCTATCCTTGCAACCAACTGGTTTCGTTGTTCAATTAACAGTTCCTTTCTTGTTTGCATAGTCTCATCGCCTTGATGAACCATTTTTACATACTTCAGCAACAACTCTATGGACATACCTGCGTTACGCATAAACAAAATTACTTGAATCCAATGACAGTCCTGTTCTGTGTATTCCCTTAGCCCACTTTTGTTACGGTTTATAGGGGGAATCAGACCTATTCGTTCATAATAGCGTAGGGTATCAGGTGAGATACCAAATTTTTCGCTTACTTCTGAAATTATCATAACAATGTCCTCCTTAACTTTTGAAAGCATAACAGCTGGAGTTAACTCCAGGTCAAGGGTATTTATAAAATTTTCGCTTTACATTCTTCTTCATCTATCCTGCCCAGATAGTTCCATAAATCGAGTAGGAGGAGGCGCCTAGCCTCCGACCTCTCACACCACCGTACATACCGTTCGGTATACGGCGGTTCAGTTTAAGTCTGACGTAGTTTTGTATATCGTTCATATAGATTTACTAACCCTTGGTGGTGCCAATAAACATTATTAAGGGTTTTGTCTAGAATAGGACTATGCGCTATGCGCCAATAACCCTTTCTGCTATTTCCCCATTCATACGCTTTTCCAAATGGGGCGCCTAATCCTTTGAGTTTCCTCACTCTCGTTCTTGGCAATTTCCATTGCTTCCATAGGCACATCCTGAGTCTTCTTCGAATCCATGAATCTAAATTCTTCAAAACGTTCGGAGTATCAATGAGGGCGAAATAACCCATCCAACCTCTAAGGTATTGCTTTAACTTATTTATTCGGAGTTTCATGGGTTTCGGTAATTTTCTCGAGGTCATTTCCCTGATTCGTTTCTTTACTCTCTTCACCGTTTGTTTAGCCAGTAGAACCTTCGGGTTCTTCTTTGACTTCGTGAAACTAAAACCGAGAAACGTTCTGTTCCAAGGGCGATCATACTTCGACTTCTCGTAGTTGACCTTTAGCTTCAGTTTATTTTCAATGAAGCTTGAGATATTTCCCATTGCACGTTTGGCGGCTTTTCGTGTCTTCACAAAGATAGTACTGTCATCCGCATACCTTACGAATCGAAGATTGCGTTTCTCTAGTTCTTTATCTAAATCGTCTAACATGATATTAGATAATAAAGGACTTAACGGACCTCCTTGCGGAGTTCCCTCCTCACTTTTATGAAAAAGTCCGCCTATCATAATGCCTGCTTGAAGGAATCTACGAATCAGTTTGAGAACTCGTTTATCTTCAATTTTCCGCTCTAACATTCCCATGAGCTTGTCATGATTCACTTTATCGAAGAACTTCTCCAAGTCCATATCCACTACCCATGTATAACCTTCGGTTATATAGGACTTTGCCTTTCGAACCGCCTGGTGCCCTTGTTTGTTAGGGCGAAAACCATAGCTATTCTCCGAAAAGGTTGAGTCATATATCCTGGTTAATATTTGGGCAATGGCTTGTTGAATGAAACGGTCTAGAACGGTTGGAATACCCAATAGCCGAACTCCGCCGTTTGGTTTCGGGATTTCGATACGACGGACGGGCTGCGGTTGATAGGTACCCTGTAAAAGGGCAGTTTTCATGTTGTACCATTCAGTTGCGAGGTGCGGTCTCAGGTTTTGAACCGGCATTCCATCTACACCATGGCTTCCCTTATTTCTTTCTACACGCTTCAATGCCTGTATTAAGTTTTCCCTCTCTAGTATCTGTTCCATTAACATCGTTGATATCCTTTCTACGTGGATAAATGGTCTATTTGTGCCTTTATCTGCTCCACCCTTTTGAAGTTCCCCGTGTATTCACCACTTCTTCCTTCAAATAAGTTCCGTTAGGAATTGTTTGCTTCTTCGCAGATAACGAACGCCTAGTATTCATCCTCCTTAATCTGTTCGGTCCTTCCTTATCTTCTCGAGTAGACAAGTACTATGACCTCTGCTGACTTCTGATGATTCAGCTGTCCATCACTGGACAGGTTACCAAGTGTACTTGGCTGTCATCAGACCTCCCCGGGTAAGAGTGCAATCTTTCCCTCCATCTATCTGCTTCATTTACTCTGTACCACCTTCGGCAGTAAGGACTTTGTTTTGTTTCGCAAACTCATCCAATGATACCTAGCCTTATATGAAGTTCGTGTTCCTCAGACCGGAGGTTTGCCGCTTGCTTCCTTCAGATTCCACGTCACCATGGACACCCTTGCATTAAGCTAACCATTACTACTGCCTTCATGGTTCGGGACTCACACCCTATAGATTGCACCCATGCCGGGCGCACGAAAAAGAGCTGCCATAAAGACAGCTCCGATCTTGAGCTAACGCACCCGTTAGTAATTTTTTTTACTATAAAATATAACTACCTTCCTCT
It contains:
- a CDS encoding GNAT family N-acetyltransferase, coding for MKVLETNRLILRWISPDDAEFILELLNEPSWIQFIGDKGVRTLEDARNYILKGPIEMYNRLGFGLYLTELKEEGIPIGICGLIKRDTLEDVDIGFAFLPRFWAKGYAYESASAVMAHGKNVLGINRIVAITSPNNHSSAKLLEKLGLQFERMVKFPNESQELRLFANEI
- a CDS encoding MerR family transcriptional regulator; the protein is MIISEVSEKFGISPDTLRYYERIGLIPPINRNKSGLREYTEQDCHWIQVILFMRNAGMSIELLLKYVKMVHQGDETMQTRKELLIEQRNQLVARIEELQRTLELLNGKIESYEKSVVPNEKKLKKSKE
- a CDS encoding serine hydrolase domain-containing protein — encoded protein: MIINKKINTQFNSVVSNVRKTSDLVDCSGASVFIIHNDNIVTEEYWGKHSKAPDSREIQEDTQFHVASVRKSYIGFAVAYAVYEGYIGSIDDLIVKYLPANSMPIFNGTTIRHLLTHTHGLKSINGEIHREFTPGINWSYRGVGIDMLTQIVKNATGKSVAEIVADNVFKPLNFTETGWYGEVNEKLVSVIRMPNDQNWTTSKSTDGNKMNMYVSSRELAKWGYFHLKKGNVNGKQIVSNEIIDIATTVQSPNSLDVELPQNGYLWFVKDLPARKSEIGELISKGSFQILGYTGVTLLVIPQHNLVAVRAFNSFGSPNGLDYLADVREFGNTIMTCLISASH
- the ltrA gene encoding group II intron reverse transcriptase/maturase, which encodes MLMEQILERENLIQALKRVERNKGSHGVDGMPVQNLRPHLATEWYNMKTALLQGTYQPQPVRRIEIPKPNGGVRLLGIPTVLDRFIQQAIAQILTRIYDSTFSENSYGFRPNKQGHQAVRKAKSYITEGYTWVVDMDLEKFFDKVNHDKLMGMLERKIEDKRVLKLIRRFLQAGIMIGGLFHKSEEGTPQGGPLSPLLSNIMLDDLDKELEKRNLRFVRYADDSTIFVKTRKAAKRAMGNISSFIENKLKLKVNYEKSKYDRPWNRTFLGFSFTKSKKNPKVLLAKQTVKRVKKRIREMTSRKLPKPMKLRINKLKQYLRGWMGYFALIDTPNVLKNLDSWIRRRLRMCLWKQWKLPRTRVRKLKGLGAPFGKAYEWGNSRKGYWRIAHSPILDKTLNNVYWHHQGLVNLYERYTKLRQT
- a CDS encoding MFS transporter, whose protein sequence is MSKQNGLLIVILTIGVFGILTTEMGVIGILPSIAEHFDISVAKAGLLVSLFALTVAISAPIMPILFSGINRKKIMLLVLGIFVIGNIVSIFASNFTVLLIARVIPAVFHPIFCSLALTVAATSVSKEEAPKAVSKVIMGVTAGMILGVPITNYIASETSIEMAMLFFAVVNAIAFMATLLFIPSLPVKERLSYGTQISVLKKPIVWLAIATVVFIGSATSSINSFIAEYLGTVTNISGGTLTLALFLLGIASLFGNIAGGRLLTKNAMKTATLFPIILGMVLLLSFLTGKSTGPMLMTIMLWGILFAIGNNVGQYWITSSAPEAPDFANGLYLSCGNLGITIGTAVGGLFISGMGAQYVVLGGIGFLILTLISILLRGFIYNPTTKQLAN
- a CDS encoding glycosyltransferase family 2 protein — its product is MRKVTVGIPCYNESKNILKCLDSITSQSDIFQDIEVLIVDDGSTDDTVKIIENYKKQYNINGNMKILTQKNTGGPSTARNRIIDEAEGEYIFFVDGDDYLAENSISNMYTLGKENDSDVIIGKYEGVNRRVPVYVFKSTQINTNFFDSLVKDTMSVLKMFKTEYLRSLNIRFRKDIRLAEDHPIAMSAYLHTKKISIYADSPCYYWVRHINSENKTHLTGGVIPVDEFYKYLFETFEVIKNARITEKERTEAYRIYWDRLLTLDIVNEFKRNRTEMERNHSFAILLRLFNKYEGPLITPLLTGYKRYTAMLLCNEDYLLFTEYLKIK